The following is a genomic window from Citrifermentans bemidjiense Bem.
GGCCTGCTCCTTGGGCGCCGCCCAAATAAGTGCCATCTTCATAAAAAAAGGGGGACAGGCTACTTTTTGAAATCAAAAAGTAGCCTGTCCCCTTTTCACTTCAGGGAAACGACCTGGCCAAGCTCTGCCTGCCTGCCACTACTGTCATCTTCTGCCGTTTAATTAAGCTGCTGCTGAGCCTGTAGCCAGGTCGGCGCAGCAATCCTCTTTGCCATCCTCTCAAGCTTTCCCGAAAAAAAGCCTGCGCAGCTTCGCAGAGTTAGCTCCCGGTCCAGGTGTGTATACCTGAACTTGGGCCGCTCGTGGCACAGCTTCTGCTAACCAGACTGCATCAGGGCAACGGCGCCCGGCACGCTTAACGGGGCGAAAGCTCCGGAGGAGGGCGAGATGGCTGGAGTTACCAAATCCCAGGTTTTCATCGGCGACACCACGCTGCGAGACGGCGAACAGACGGCAGGGGTGGTCTTTACCGTAAAGGAAAAGATCTCCATCGCGAGGCAGTTGGACGCCATGGGCGTCCACGAACTGGAATGCGGCATACCCGCCATGGGCGAGGAGGAGCGCGACTCGATCCGGGCGCTGGTGGCGTTGGGCCTTTCGGCCCGGCTCATCACCTGGAACCGCGCGGTGGTGCCGGACATCGAGGCGAGCATCGCCTGCGGCGTCGAAGCCGTGGACATCTCGCTCAGCGTCTCGGACATCATGATCGAACACAAGATCAACAAGAGCAGGGATTTTGTGAAGGAACAGCTGAAGCGGGCCCTATGCTTCGCCAAGCAGAACGGACTCTACGTCTGCGTCGGGGGCGAGGACGCCAGCCGCGCCGACAGCGATTTCCTGATCGAGTTGATGCAGATCGCCCAAACAAACGGCGCCGATCGTTTCCGGTTCTGCGACACGCTCGGCATCCTCGACCCCTTCGCCATGTTCGAAAAAGTGGGTCGCCTGAGAGCCGCGGTCCCCGGACTCGACATCGAGGTGCACACCCACAACGACCTGGGGCTCGCCACGGCGAACGCCCTGGCCGGGGTGAGGGGAGGGGCGTCCTACATCAGCACCACGGTCAACGGCCTCGGCGAGCGGGCAGGCAACGCCGCATTGGAAGAGGTGGTCATGGCGCTGAAGGTCGCCTGCGGCATTGACGTCGGCATCGACACCAGGCGCTTTCAGTCGGTGTCCCGGCTGGTGGGGCGCGCCTCCAACCGCGAGGTCCCACCCTGGAAGGCTGTTGTGGGCGAGCGGGTCTTCTCCCACGAGTCGGGGTTGCATGCCGATGGCGTGCTGAAGGACCCGAAGAACTACGAGGGCTTCACGCCTGAGGAAGTGGGGCTGAAAAGGCACATCGTGGCGGGAAAGCATTCCGGGACCAACGGGATCGTGGAAAGCTACCGTCAGATCGGCATTCCCATCTCCAGGGAAGAGGCGCAGGAACTGATGGACAAGGTGAGGAGCACCGCGCAGCGCATCAAGGGGCCCCTGGCGCCCATGGACCTGGTCAAGCTGCACAAGCGGAGAGGGGTTTCGCTGGCGGCCTAGCGCTGAAGGCACCGGAGCCCGAGCTTCGAATCGATGCGTAAAAGTTAGGCAGAAAATCAGGCAGGTGGTTGGACGGCAAGCCGGGAAGACAATTTTAAAAAGGTAAAGCGTAGTAAAATAAGCGTGATACGACTTGGCACGTAAGCTGCAAAGAGAAAGACAAAACCGAATACAGGGGTACATCGATGTACCCCCATCACCCGGCAGTATGGCAAAGGCGCCCACGTTAGCAGTAACGGAGCGCCTTTTTTATTTGGGCCCCGCAAAACAAACGGGCCCCGCACCGCAGCCGACCCCTGAGGGATCATGCCAGGTGCCAGGATTGCCGGACAGGCCGGCAACGGCGACCAAGCGGTTCTGCCTGAGGGCGGAAGCGGTCAGTGGGGCAAAAAGGAGAGGAACAATGAGACAGATCGCGATTTACGGCAAGGGCGGCATCGGCAAATCCACCACTACCCAGAACACCGTGGCAGGCCTCGCCTCCATCGGCAAGAAGGTCATGATCGTTGGCTGCGACCCTAAGGCCGACTCCACCCGTCTCATCCTGCACGCCAAGGCACAGTCGACCGTTATGGACCTGGTCCGCGAGCTGGGCACGGTAGAGGACCTGGAGCTTGAGGACGTCATGAAGGTAGGTTACGGCGATGTGAAATGCGTCGAGTCCGGCGGACCGGAGCCGGGCGTCGGCTGTGCCGGCCGCGGCGTCATCACCGCCATCAACTTCCTGGAAGAAAACGGCGCCTACACCCCCGACCTCGACTTCGTCTTCTACGATGTTCTGGGCGACGTCGTCTGCGGCGGTTTCGCCATGCCGATCCGCGAAGGGAAGGCCGAGGAGATCTACATCGTCTGCTCCGGCGAGATGATGGCCATGTACGCCGCCAACAACATCGCCAAGGGGATCCTGAAGTACGCTTCCTCCGGCAAAGTCAGGCTGGCCGGCCTCATCTGCAACGCGAGGAAGACGGACAAGGAATACGAGTTGATCGACGCGCTGGCCAAGAAGCTCGGCACCCAGATGATCCACTTCGTTCCCCGCGACAACCAGGTGCAGCGCGCCGAACTGCGCAGGATGACCGTCATTGAGTACTCCCCCGACCATCCGCAGGCCAACGAGTACCGCTCCCTGGCCCAGAAGATCGCCGACAACAAGATGCTGGTGGTCCCGACCCCGCTTGAGATGGAAGAGCTGGAAGACCTCTTGATGGAGTTCGGCATCATGGAGGCCGAGGACGAGTCGATCGTGGGCGTGGCCGAGGCTGCAGCGGTTTAAATCACCCACCCCCTGACCCCCTCCCGCCTACGCGAGCCGTAGCGCTTCGGCGCGCAGGCCCTTCGAGGGAGGGGGGACATGCTGAATAAGGAGACTTACATGTCTGAGGCACCAATAAAGAAGGTAGAAGGAATTACAAAGGAATCTACCCAGGCGATGATCGACCACGCCCTGGAGATCTATCCGGAGAAGGCCAAGAAGAAGAGGGCGCCGCATCTCGCCCCCAACGAGGGGGAAGGGGCCTGCGTCAAGAGTAACCGCAAGACCGTCCCCGGCATCATGAGCGCCCGCGGCTGTGCCTACGCAGGTGCCAAAGGGGTGGTCTGGGGACCGATCCGTGACATGGTGCACGTCTCCCACGGCCCGGTCGGCTGCGGCTGGTACTCCTGGGGTACCCGCCGCAACCTGGTCACCGGCGTGAACGGCGTCAGCCAGTTCGCCATGCAGTTCACCTCCGATTTCCAGGAGAAGGACATCGTCTACGGCGGCGACAAGAAGCTGAAGACACTTCTGGCCGAGGCGCACGACCTGTTCCCACTGGCGAAGGGGATCTCGGTCCTCTCCGAGTGCCCGGTCGGCCTCATCGGCGACGACATAAACTCGGTAGCGAAGGTCGCCTCGAAGGAACTGGACATCCCGGTCATCCCCTGCAACTGCGAGGGGTTCCGCGGCGTGTCCCAGTCGCTGGGCCATCACATCTCCAACGACACCATCCGCGACCACATCATCGGCACCCGGGAATTCGCCGAGCCCGAGACCCCGTACGACATCGCCCTCATCGGCGACTACAACATCGGCGGCGACGTCTGGAGCGTTAAACCTCTGCTTGAAGAAATAGGGTTGAACGTCAAGGCGGTATGGACCGGCGACGGCGAATTGGAAAAGATCGCCGCCACGCACAAGGTGAAGCTGAACCTGATCCACTGCTACCGTTCCATGAACTATATGTGCCGCGTCATGGAAGAGAAGTACGGCATCCCCTGGCTCGAGTTCAACTTCTTTGGCCCGACCAAGATCCGCGAGAGCCTGAGGAAGATCGCCGAGTACTTCGACGACAACATCAAGGAGAAGGTGGAAAAGGCGATCGCTAAGTACGACCCCATCATGCAGGCGGTGATCGACGAGTACCGTCCGCGCTTGGAAGGGAAGAAGGTGATGCTCTACGTCGGCGGCCTTCGCCCCCGTCACACCGTTAACGCCTACGCGGACCTCGGCATGACCGTGGTCGGTTCCGGTTACGAGTTCGCCCACGGCGACGACTACGAGAGGACCTCCCCCGAGATGCCGGAAGCGACCGTCATCTACGACGACGCCTCCGAGCACGAGCTGGAGCAGTTCGTGGATGAGCTTCGTCCCGACCTGGTCGGCTCCGGCATCAAAGAGAAGTACCTGTTCCAGAAGATGGGCATCCCGTTCCGCCAGATGCACAGCTGGGACTACTCCGGCCCGTACCACGCCTACAACGGCTTCCCGATCTTCGCCCGCGACGTCGACATGGCCGTCAACAGCCCGACCTGGAAGCTGGTGAAGGCGCCCTTTTAGGGCGCAGATTAAGAGATGAACCAGATAAAGGTTAAGTAAAGGCAGTAGGAACAGCAGATAAAGCTTGAGATAAAGATTAAGTAAAGGCAGTAGGCAGTACCTGTTTTTGTTTTTTTCTCAATCTCAATCTTAATCTCAATCTTGATTTGAGCCGTGCGACGGATTAGTCGCCGACGAAAGGAGCACTACTATGACTGCAGAAGCTGCCGTGAAATACGTCACTGAGATTCCCGAAGAGGAAGTGAAACGGGTCTCTGCGTGGATCAATACCGAGGAGTACAAGGAGAAGAACTTCGCCCGCCAGGCGCTGGTAATCAACCCGCCGCACGCCTGCCAGCCGCTGGGCGCGGAGCTTGCCGCGCACGGCTTCGAGGGGACGCTCCCCTTCGTGCACGGATCGCAAGGGTGCGCCTCGTACTACCGCTCCACCTTCAACCGCCATTTCCGCGAGCCGGCTCCGGCCGTGTCCGACTCCATGACCGAGGACGGCGCGGTGTTCGGGGGGCAGAACAACCTGCACGAGGCACTGGAGAACGCCTACACCATCTATCAGCCCAAGATGATGGCGGTCTTCACCTCCTGCATGCCGGAGGTCATCGGCGACGACCTGACTGCGTTCATCAAGAACGCGAGGAACAAGGGGATCGTGCCGCAGGACTACCCGCTCCCCTACGCCAACACCCCGAGCTTCAACGGCTCGCACGTTCACGGCTACGACGCGATGCTCCTCTCCATCCTGCAGACGCTGACCGAGGGGAAGAAAGTCGAAGGGCGCTGCACCGGGAAGCTGAACCTGATCCCCGGCTTTGACTGCAACACCGGGAACTACCGGGAGTACAAGAGGATCCTGAAGGAATTCGGCATCCCCTACACGCTTTTGGCCGACATCTCCGACACCTTCGATTCGCCCCTGGACGGCACCTACCGTCCCTACCCGGGCGGCACCAAGCTGGAGGACGCGGCGGATTCCATCAACGGCAAGGCAACTTTGACCGTGGCGCCTTTTTCCAGCGCCAAGACCTTTACCTGGATCAAGGACAACTACTCCGGGACCCACGTCTCGCTGCCGACCCCGTTCGGGGTTGCTAAGACCGACGCCCTGCTTCTGAAGCTCTCCGAGCTCTTCGGCAAGCCGGTGCCCGAGTCTCTCAAGGCCGAGCGCGGCTACGCCGTCGACGCCATGACCGACGCGCACCAGTACATTCACGGCAAGAAGTTCGCCCTCTACGGGGATCCGGATTACCTGATCGGGTATGTCTCCTTCCTGTTGGAGATGGGTGCCAAGCCGTACCACATTCTTTGCAGCAAGGGGAACAAGAAGGTCGAGAAAGAGCTCCAGGCGCTTCTGGACGCGTCCCCGGACGGCAAAGGGTGCAAGATCTACATGGGCAAGGACCTCTGGCACATGAGGAGTCTGCTGATGACCGACCCGGTCGACGCGATGATCGGCGACACGCACGGGAAGTTCGCCGCGCGCGACGCAGGGATCCCGCTCTTCAGGTTCGGCTTCCCGGTCTTCGACCGCGTCAACCTGCATCGCTCGCCCCTCATCGGCTACCAGGGCGCCATCAACATGCTGACCGCCATCTGCAACAAGTTCATCGAAATCCGTGACGAGACCTGCGAGGACCGGCACTTCGAGATGATGAGATAAAAACCCAAAACCATTAGCAAGGAGATTGGGAGGAAATCTGAGAAAGCAAAGGCAAGGAGAGAAGCACAAGAAGGTTTAAAACTTAAGTCTTTGTCTTTTCACAGAAGTCCTCAGATGTTCTCCTTGCTAATGGTTTTAAAAAGGAGGCTCCAATGGCGAAGCCAGACTGGTACGACACAACTGATTGCGACACTCACGATGCCGGGGCTCCTAAGTTCTGCAAGAAGTCGGAACCGGGCGAGGGGACGGAACGAAGCTGCGCCTACGACGGCGCCCGCGTGGTTCTCATGCCCATCACCGACGTCATCCACCTGGTGCACGGCCCCATCGCCTGCGCCGGAAACTCCTGGGACAACCGCGGGGCACGCTCCTCGGATTCCCAGATCTACCGCCGCGGCTTCACCACGGAGATGCTGCAAAACGACGTGATCTTCGGCGGCGAAAAGAAGCTCTACCGCGCCATCCAGGAACTGGCGGCGCGCTACCCGGAGGCAAAGGCGATCTTCGTCTACGCCACCTGCGTTACCTCCATGACCGGCGACGACATCGAGGCGGTCTGCAAAGCGGCCCAGGAGAAGGTGAGCGTCCCGGTGATCCCGGTGAAT
Proteins encoded in this region:
- the nifV gene encoding homocitrate synthase gives rise to the protein MAGVTKSQVFIGDTTLRDGEQTAGVVFTVKEKISIARQLDAMGVHELECGIPAMGEEERDSIRALVALGLSARLITWNRAVVPDIEASIACGVEAVDISLSVSDIMIEHKINKSRDFVKEQLKRALCFAKQNGLYVCVGGEDASRADSDFLIELMQIAQTNGADRFRFCDTLGILDPFAMFEKVGRLRAAVPGLDIEVHTHNDLGLATANALAGVRGGASYISTTVNGLGERAGNAALEEVVMALKVACGIDVGIDTRRFQSVSRLVGRASNREVPPWKAVVGERVFSHESGLHADGVLKDPKNYEGFTPEEVGLKRHIVAGKHSGTNGIVESYRQIGIPISREEAQELMDKVRSTAQRIKGPLAPMDLVKLHKRRGVSLAA
- the nifH gene encoding nitrogenase iron protein yields the protein MRQIAIYGKGGIGKSTTTQNTVAGLASIGKKVMIVGCDPKADSTRLILHAKAQSTVMDLVRELGTVEDLELEDVMKVGYGDVKCVESGGPEPGVGCAGRGVITAINFLEENGAYTPDLDFVFYDVLGDVVCGGFAMPIREGKAEEIYIVCSGEMMAMYAANNIAKGILKYASSGKVRLAGLICNARKTDKEYELIDALAKKLGTQMIHFVPRDNQVQRAELRRMTVIEYSPDHPQANEYRSLAQKIADNKMLVVPTPLEMEELEDLLMEFGIMEAEDESIVGVAEAAAV
- the nifD gene encoding nitrogenase molybdenum-iron protein alpha chain → MSEAPIKKVEGITKESTQAMIDHALEIYPEKAKKKRAPHLAPNEGEGACVKSNRKTVPGIMSARGCAYAGAKGVVWGPIRDMVHVSHGPVGCGWYSWGTRRNLVTGVNGVSQFAMQFTSDFQEKDIVYGGDKKLKTLLAEAHDLFPLAKGISVLSECPVGLIGDDINSVAKVASKELDIPVIPCNCEGFRGVSQSLGHHISNDTIRDHIIGTREFAEPETPYDIALIGDYNIGGDVWSVKPLLEEIGLNVKAVWTGDGELEKIAATHKVKLNLIHCYRSMNYMCRVMEEKYGIPWLEFNFFGPTKIRESLRKIAEYFDDNIKEKVEKAIAKYDPIMQAVIDEYRPRLEGKKVMLYVGGLRPRHTVNAYADLGMTVVGSGYEFAHGDDYERTSPEMPEATVIYDDASEHELEQFVDELRPDLVGSGIKEKYLFQKMGIPFRQMHSWDYSGPYHAYNGFPIFARDVDMAVNSPTWKLVKAPF